A stretch of DNA from Dokdonia sp. PRO95:
AGACGTTCTCACGAAGGACTACGATATTATTGCACGTTTTCAAGGAGGACCTAATGCAGGTCATACTCTTGAATTTGACGGTATAAAGCACGTATTACATACGATTCCTTCTGGAATTTTTCATGACAACGCAATGAACGTCATAGGTAATGGCGTTGTAATTGACCCTGTAATTTTTAAGAAAGAACTTCAAAATCTTGATAAGTTTGAAGGACTAGATTATAAAGCAAAAATGGTGATCTCTCGTAAAGCACACCTTATACTTCCTACACACCGCTTACTAGATGCAGCTTCTGAAGCTTCAAAAGGAAAGGCAAAAATAGGTTCTACTCTTAAGGGAATAGGTCCTACTTACATGGATAAGACTGGTCGTAATGGTATACGCGTAGGAGATCTAGAACTTGCAGACTGGAAAGAGCGTTATGCTACTTTAAGAGACAAGCATATCTCAATGATTGACTTTTATGATGCAAAGATTGATTACGATCTAGACGAACTAGAAACAGAATTCTTTGCTGCTATAAAGACACTTAAAACATTACAATTTATAGACTCAGAAGAGTATTTATACCAAGCACAAAAATCTGGTAAATCTATACTTGCAGAAGGAGCTCAAGGATCACTACTAGATATTGATTTTGGTACTTATCCTTACGTAACATCATCAAACACAACAGCAGCAGGAGCTTG
This window harbors:
- a CDS encoding adenylosuccinate synthase; translated protein: MAVDLLLGLQWGDEGKGKIVDVLTKDYDIIARFQGGPNAGHTLEFDGIKHVLHTIPSGIFHDNAMNVIGNGVVIDPVIFKKELQNLDKFEGLDYKAKMVISRKAHLILPTHRLLDAASEASKGKAKIGSTLKGIGPTYMDKTGRNGIRVGDLELADWKERYATLRDKHISMIDFYDAKIDYDLDELETEFFAAIKTLKTLQFIDSEEYLYQAQKSGKSILAEGAQGSLLDIDFGTYPYVTSSNTTAAGACTGLGVAPNQIGEVFGIFKAYTTRVGSGPFPTELFDEDGETMGRVGNEFGATTGRARRCGWLDLVALKYAVRVNGVTQLMMMKGDVLSGFKTLKVCTAYKYKGETIEHLPYNIEPENVEVVYKEMAGWSEDLTGMTTADQLPQALNEYIDYLEKELETPIKIVSVGPDRTQTILR